Below is a window of Lemur catta isolate mLemCat1 chromosome 11, mLemCat1.pri, whole genome shotgun sequence DNA.
CCTTTTTCTGATCCTTAGCTTCAAAGAGGAATACTGTTAACAGGCACGTGTGAGACTGGCTGGGGAGACAGAAACAGACATTCACGCGGTACTTACAATATCAGGCTAAAAGACTGTGTTCACTAGTATGTCTCTTTCACTAGACTTTGAGCAAGGGGATCATAAGGCAGTGGTTTTGAAACTTAAGTGTGCATCAACATCACCAAAGGtacttctttaaaatatagaagTACAATTTTAAAGTAAGCTATCTATATTGCTCAGAATGgcatatttaaacatttcattttgtttatagatttataaaatatgcctcaagttaaaataaaattcacaaaataaaaagaatatcaataaaCAGATAAAACATAGTCTTGCAATCAGCACAACACTGAAAACAGAAGGGAAGTGCCAGGCATATAAATGATCATGCAgatggtaatttttatttatatattacctAACTTctgaatcattaaaataattttacaaacatGTAATACATCTTTCACAGTAGTCATGCATAAGAGAGACTGTCATAATATAAAACAGTACTAAGCAGCTAGTTGCAtacatctgttcattcattcatcagtaaCTGAATAcccagtgtgtgccaggcactgtaacAGGGCAAGAGATGCAGTTATAGTCCTCACTTCTTGGAAGCTTGTGATTATGTGCTGTTCCCTGTTGAAGAAGAGATCCAAGAAACCATTGTGGGAAGAGAATGAGAGGCAAGGCAACAGCAAAGGGCTGTCAGAACTGACGAGCAAAGGGGTCATCCTTATATTTATTTCCCACTTTTATATCTACTTTCACAGTTAATGACACTCCATCTCATTTCTAAACTTTATAACAACCAACATGtagtaagaaatattaatataataaaaagaaattgggaCAGAACATATAGTATAAAAAATACCTACTTTTAGCCATGTGATTTTAGcatagttttcaaaaattaagtATCCATGATGTAAAAAATGTCAACTGCCAATTACAGAAGCTGATATTTACTAGGCGTGAGTCATCAGAAGGCAATCCAGTCACGTGTTTACTGTGTGGATTATCTCACCCCAGGGTTCACAAAGCCGACAGGGCACAGTTACCCATGGTCTCCTTTTCTCCCAGTTAAGAGTTGTCATTACCAGGTGGTCAGGGAGTAGGAACATCCTGCTGTGCTCCTGGCCCCTTCTGTCCCCTCCGTGACGGGAGGCACCTTCCCCACAGCCATGTCATATCGATTATACAGAAAtaccactttgggaaacagtctTCAGGAGAGCCTAGATGAGCTCATACAGTCTCAACAGATCACTCTCCAACTTGTCCTTCAATTTCTACTTTGGTTTGATAAGGCTATAAATTCAGCATTGGCTCAGAGGGTCAGGAACAAAGTCAATTTCAGGGGCTCTCTAAATATGTACAGATTCCCCGATAATGTGTGGACTTTTGTGTTGAATGATGTTGAATTCAGAGAGATGACAGAATTTATTAAAGTGGATAAAGTGAAAATTGTAGCCTGTGATAGTAAAAATGCTGGTTCTAATACTACAGAATGAATAGAAAACAATACCTTTTTTATGCCATCCCGTTATTATTTATCACTTTTTGAAGAGAAGCAtagaagaaactttttaaaacttattctAGCATTGCAGAAGTGACTACACTGTGTTATATGAAAATTCCAATAGAAAGGACCTTATAACTCTGTAGCCTCTTACCTTTATTATACACCACGAAAACACGtaactttttaaatga
It encodes the following:
- the LOC123647224 gene encoding transcription initiation factor IIA subunit 2-like, translated to MSYRLYRNTTLGNSLQESLDELIQSQQITLQLVLQFLLWFDKAINSALAQRVRNKVNFRGSLNMYRFPDNVWTFVLNDVEFREMTEFIKVDKVKIVACDSKNAGSNTTE